The region AATGATCAATGAAGCGACTGAAAGCGAAGCTCCGCCGGAAATAGTCGCCAACGTAAGAACCATTCCCGGTATCATCACCATGCGCGGCTGTACCTACGCAGGTTGTAAGGGCGTTATCATGGGCCCCACCCGCGACATCGTGAACATCACCCACGGCCCCATCGGCTGCGGATTCTACTCCTGGCTGACCCGCCGTAACCAGACTTCTGCCGGCCCGGATGGTGATAACTATATGCCCTACTGCTTCTCCACAGACATGCAGGATCAGGACATCATCTTCGGCGGTGAAAAGAAACTCGAAGCAGCAATTCAGGAAGCATACGATATTTTTCATCCCAAAGGTATCTGTATCTTCTCCACCTGCCCGGTAGGTCTGATCGGTGATGATGTTCATGCCGTAGCAAGAAAGATGAAAGAAAAACTCGGCGACTGCAACGTATTTGGCTTCTCCTGTGAAGGCTACAAGGGTGTATCCCAGTCCGCCGGTCACCATATTGCGAATAACCAGGTTTTCACCCACCTTGTTGGCGAAAACAAAGAGCCCCGCACCGAAGAATATAAGATCAACCTTCTCGGTGAGTACAACATCGGTGGTGACGGTTTCGAGATTGACCGTGTGCTTAAAAAATGCGGCATCACAAACATCGCAACCTTCTCCGGTAACTCAACTTACGACCAGTTCGCTTCAGCACAGCATGCAGACCTGAGCTGTGTAATGTGTCACCGCTCCATCAACTACGTGGCTGACATGCTGGAAACCAAATACGGTATTCCCTGGATCAAAGTTAACTTTATCGGCGCGGAAGCAACCGCCAAGTCCCTGCGCAAGATAGCGAAATACTTCGGCGACAAAAAACTTATCGACAAAGTCGAAGCAGTTATCGCCGAGGAAATGCCTGAAGTTGAAAGCGTTGCCAAAGACGTGCGTTCACGCACCGAAGGCAAGACTGCGATGCTCTTCGTCGGTGGATCACGCGCTCACCATTATCAGGAACTGTTCAACGAAATGGGCATGAAAACCCTTTCAGCCGGTTACGAATTCGGTCACCGCGATGACTACGAAGGACGTAGCGTTATCCCGGACATCAAAGTTGATGCGGACTCCAGAAACATCGAAGAAATCGAAGTTGAAGCAGATCCAGAACTTTACAAACCGCGTAAGACCGAAGCTGAAATTAAAGCTCTTGAAGACGCAGGATACGAGTTCAAACATTATGACGGCCTGAACCCCGACATGGACAAAGGCACCATCATTATTGACGACCTGAACCAGTACGAAGCTGAAAAACTGGTGGAAATCCTCAAGCCTGACCTTTTCTGCGCAGGTATCAAGGAAAAATTCTCCATCCAGAAGCTGGGCGTACCCATGAAACAGCTGCACAGCTATGACTCTGGCGGACCATACGCCGGTTTCAAAGGTGCGATCAACTTCTACAAAGAAATCGACCGCCTCGTGGGCAGCAAGGTCTGGAGCTACATGAAGGCCCCCTGGCAGGAAAACCCGGAACTGACAGCAACGTTTGTCTGGGAATAGCAGAGAAGGAGATACGAAATGTTACTCAGACACACACCCACAGAAATATCGGATCGTAAGACACTGGTCATCAACCCGGCTAAAACTTGTCAGCCTATCGGTGCAATGTATGCCGCACTGGGCATCAAGGGCTGCCTGCCCCATTCACATGGTTCACAGGGCTGCTGCGCCTACCACAGGTCCATGCTGACCAGACATTATAAAGAACCTGTATCCGCCGCGACCAGTTCCTTTACTGAAGGCGCATCCGTTTTCGGCGGTCAGGCCAACCTCATTCAGGCCATCAACAATATCTTCTCGGTTTATGAGCCGGAAGTGATAGCCGTTCACACAACCTGCCTTTCCGAAACTATCGGTGACGACTTGAAACAGATCATCACCAAGGCAACCAAGGAAGGCAAGATACCGGAAGGTAAGACCGTTTTCGGCGCACCGACCCCCAGTTATGTGGGTTCACACGTCACCGGTTTCTCCAACATGGTTAAGGCCATGGCCCAGCTCGCTGAGCCTACTTCTGAAAAGAACGGCAAAGTCAATATTATTCCCGGTTGGGTAGAACCCAGCGACATGGAAGAGATTAAACGTCTTTGCTCCATGATCGGCGTGGACATCACCATGTTTCCGGATACCTCCGGCGTACTTAACGGCCCCCTGAGCGGCGAATACAAGATGTTCCCCGACGGCGGCGTAACCATCAAGGAACTCAAGGAAGCCGGACAGGCTACCGGTACCATCGCCCTCGGTGAATGGTGTTCCGCAGACGGCGCACGCTGGCTTGATTCCAAACACAAAGTACCCTGTACCGTATTGGATATGCCCTTCGGCCTGAAAGCAACCGACCGTTTCATTGATGTGCTGCGTACCGTAGCAGGTGCTTCAATCCCTGACAGCATCTCTTACGAACGCGGACAGCTGGTAGACATGATCTCTGACATGCACCAGTACTTCTACGGCAAAAAGGTCGCCATTTACGGTGATCCTGACCAGCTCATCTCCATGGTGGAATTCCTCCGCTCCATCGATATGTGCCCGGTCTACGTCGTTACCGGTACTCCCGGCAAGAAGTTCGAAAAACGCATCAAAGAACTCACTGCCGACATGCCTTACGAAGTTAAGGTCAAAGCTAAAGGCGACATGTTCCTTCTGCATCAGTGGATCAAAAACGAGCCTGTCGACCTGCTCATGGGTAACTCCTACGGCAAGTATATCGCCCGTGATGAAGACATCCCGTTCCTGCGTTGGGGCTTCCCCATCACTGACCGTCAGGGACACCAGTACTTCCCCACCGTGGGATACAAAGGCGGTCTCCGTCTGCTCGAAAAAATCCTCGGACTGTTGCTGGATCGCAAAGATCGCGACTCCCCCGAAGAAACATTTGAACTCGTACTTTAATCTCTACCTCATCCCCTGCGGCATTCCCTTTGCCGCAGGGGAAATACGGAGCACCCAATGACCACTTCCACCACTTCACATCCCTGTTTCGGCCCCTCTGCCCGCGCATCTGCAGGCCGGATTCACCTTCAGGTCGCTCCGAAATTTTTTGCCCGCACCCGCTTCGCCACTGAGACAAAACTCCCCGCAGCCATGATGCCCGAAGAGGCCTTTGCAATGTTGGAAGAAAAGATCAATTCCGGCGAAAAAATCAAAGTAGTCGGTATCACCGGTCCCGGTGATCCGCTGGCGGATTTCGAGACCACCTACCGGACCCTGAAAATGGTCCGCGACGCATACCCAAGCATTGTTTTATGCCTGACCACCCTGGGCATCGGCGGTTCAAAGTATGCCGAAAAGCTGGCCGAATTAAAAATTTCCCACATCACTGTTTTGGTGGATGCGGTGGATTCTACAAACGCCGAAAAGATCTATGCGTGGATTCGCCCGTCAACCAAAAACATTCCCCTGCCTGAAGCCTGCGAAATGCTCGTTAAAGAACAGGCGGCATCCATAAAAGCCTTCAAGAAGGCAGGTATCACCGTCAAGGTCAACACAACCATTTATCCTGAAAACGTTGCTCAGATAGAAAACATCGCGCTTACGGTGAAAAATCTGGGGGCGGATATCATGGGACTTCCTTTCTTCATTCCTGAAAAGGACAGCGACCTTTCAGTCGTCGACAACGAAGATGTGGCCTCCGCCCGTGAACTGGCTGCAAAGCATATTGAACTCATGGAGCCGTGGCTCAAATGCGGGGCATCCATCGCACTGGAATCACCGATATCAAGTACCCTGCCAAAACCTAGCAAGAACCGCCCGAACGTGGCGGTGGCAAGCTCCAGCGGCATGGATATCGACCTGCATCTGGGCCACGCCCATAAAATTTTGATCTACGGTCCCCGCGAAGACGGCCTTGCCTGTCTGCTGGAAACACGGCAGGCCCCGGAACCCGGCGGAGGGGAATCCCGCTGGGAAAAACTGGCCGGAATCCTCGATGATTGTTTCGTGCTGCTTTGCGCCGCAGCCGGGGAAAACCCTAAAAAAATTCTGGCCGCCAATGGCATCAGAACCATCGTTTCTGAAGAAAACGTTGAGGGCACGGTCGATGTTCTCTACGGCGGCGGCAAAAAAGGCAAGTGCAAGAAATAGAAACCAACTGTGCCTCTACATGCGGCAAGGCTTTTTTATAAAAGGCTTAAAGCGACCAAAGGCAAAAGGAGAGAGAATATGGCTACCCCCGAAAGAATGATTGTTTGTTGTCAGAGTTTCCGCGCTGCGGGTGAACCCAAAGGCATCTGCCACAAGCAGACCGACGGCTATCTGCAATACATTGAAGAAGAGATCATCGACCGAGGCATAGACGCTCTTGTGGTGGCCACCAGCTGTTTAAAACAGTGTGATAACGGCCCTATCCTCGTTGTACAGCCCGAAAACTGGTGGTTCAAGGGTGTGGATTCTGAAGAAAAAATTGATGAAATCCTCGACGGCCTGGAAGACGGCGAACCCTGCGCAGACTACCTGCTTGAATAATTAACCGAGACACTCATATTTCGAAATTCCCGCATCTGAATTTTGAAAAACCATAGAGGGAGCATATGCCGACCACTGTTCACATCCGAAACGCCAACTCTGCTGATCTGGTTCCAATGACCGATCTGCTGAACTCGCTCTTCTCAATTGAGAAAGACTTTTCAGCGGATGGAAGCAGACAGATGAAAGGACTCAGAATGCTGCTAGGCAACCCCCGTGCACGCATTCTTGTTGCGGAAGAACATGATGAAGTGGTCGGTATGTGCACCGGTCAGATAGTAATCTCAACAGCGGAAGGAGGCCCGTCAATCCTCGTAGAAGACGTGGTTGTCCGTTCCGACAGACAAGGGGAGGGAATAGGTTCCATGCTCATGGAAGCCATCCTCGGATTCGCAGTAGAAAATAGAGCAACACGGCTGCAATTACTTGCAGACTGCGAAAACACCCCGGCCCTTAAATTTTACAATAAAATCGGCTGGAACAAGACCAGCATGATCTGCCTTCGTAAAACGAACGCATAGCAACGGAGCAAAGCAATGAATGAATACACAATTTTAGACGAACGTAAGGGGCAGATCCACCGCACGGGCGAGGGAGCACTGGACATTGCCTGCAACCGGGAATCACTCGCCGGAGCTGTCAGCCAGAGAGCCTGTGTTTTCTGCGGTTCAAGGGTCGTCCTTTACCCCATAGCCGATGCCCTGCACCTGGTGCACGGGCCAATCGGCTGTGCGGTCTACACATGGGATATTCGCGGCGCGCTTTCCAGCGGACCGGAACTGCATCGCCTCTCTTTCTCCACCGACCTGCAGGAGACTGACGTTATCTTCGGCGGTGAGAAAAAACTGGAAGCGGCCCTCGATGAACTCATTGACCGCCACAGCCCTAAAGCAGCCTTTGTATATTCCACCTGCATAGTAGGCATCATCGGTGATGATCTTGAAGCGGTCTGTAGAAAAATGTCCGAGAAGAAAGGCATTCCCGTTCTTCCGGTTCAGTCCGAAGGTTTCAAAGGCAGCAAACGCGAAGGTTATCTCGCAGCATGTAAAGCCATGTTCAAGCTGGTCGGGACTGAAGATGTTTCAGATGTTTCACCTCTTTCGGTGAACATTCTCGGCGACTTCAACCTTGCCGGGGAAATCTGGATTATACGTGAATATTTCAGAAAGATGGGGGTGGAAGTCGTTGCCAACATAACCGGCGACGGGCGTGTGAAAGATATCGGGCGCAGCCACGGTGCGGCCCTTAATCTTGTACAGTGTTCGGGTGCGACATTGGATTTGGCAAAAATGATGAAGGAGAAATACGGCAAGCCTTATATGCGCGTCTCCTACCTCGGCATCGAAGATATGGCCGACTCCCTCTATCAGGTTGCTGATTTCTTCAAGGATGTCGACCCGGACATTGTCAAACGCACGGAAGATCTCGTACGGGATGAACTCTCAAAACTCATGCCCGAGCTTGCCCGCATGCGCAAGGACCTCGAAGGCAAGAAGGTCGCCATGTACGTAGGTGGATCATTCAAGGCTTTCTCCCTGCTCAAGGCTTTCCGGCACCTAGGTATGAAGGTTGTCATGGTCGGTTCCCAGACCGGAACCAAGGAAGATTACGCTGAACTGGAACGTATCTCTGATCCCGGAACGATTCTCGTGGATGATGCAAATCCGCTGGAGCTTTCCGCTTTCATCAAAGAGAAAGACGTCGACATCTTTGTCGGCGGAGTAAAGGAACGCCCCATCGCATTCAAAATGGGAGTAGGATTCTGCGACCACAATCACGAGCGCAAAGAAGCCCTTGAAGGCTTTGAAGGAATGCTCAACTTCGCACGAGAAATCCACTCCTCAGCAATGAGCCCGGTCTGGAATTTTGTCCCCCGTAGAGCCAAGAAGGAAGGAGTATAGCCATGACAACCAAGAGTAAAAATTACACATCAACGACTAACGCATGTAAACTCTGCACCCCTCTCGGCGCGTCACTCGCCTTCCGCGGAGTAGAAAGTTCAATTCCTTTCCTGCATGGCTCGCAGGGCTGCGCCACATACATGCGCCGTTATATTATCAGCCATTTCCGTGAACCTGTGGATATCGCTTCCTCTGCACTTGGTGAAAAGCACGCTGTATACGGCGGCGGCCCCAACCTCAAAAAGGGTATCCTCAATGTAATGAAGAAATATGAACCGAAAGTAATCGGAGTGGCAACCACCTGCCTGACCGAAACAATCGGTGATGATGTTCCCATGTATCTCAAAGAATTCTTTGATGAATTCGGTGATCTTGATCTGCCTAATATCGTACAGGTTTCAACCCCCAGTTACAATGGAACCCACATGGACGGCTGGCACGGCGCCGTACGTTCCATGGTCGAACAGCTCTGCACTGAAAAGGCGGAGAATGACGGACACGTGAACATCCTGCCCAACATGGTTTCATGCGAGGATGTTCGACACCTCTTTGATATCTGTGAAGATTTCGATTTGAAAGCGACCATCCTGCCTGACATTTCCGAAACCCTCGATGGCCCGGCTTTTGAAAATTACATGAAAATCCCCGTGGGCGGGACCCCGGTTGAAGACATCAAAAAGATGTCCGGAGCCGCCGCAACTATTGAGTTAGGCCGCTGCCTGCCCGCAAAAAGCGGCGGAACCAGCCTTGAAGAAAGGTTCGATGTAGCCAACCACCGCATAGGTCTGCCTATGGGGCTGCGCGAGACTGACAAATTTTTTGAAACTCTAGAAAGCATTTCCGGCAACCCTCTCCCTACCCGTTATGAACGCGAAAGAGGCAGGCTGGTCGATGCCTACGTGGACGGCCACAAATACATCTTCGGTAAAAGGGCGGTTGTATACGGAGAAGAAGACCTCGTCGTCGGACTTTGCGCTTTCCTTGCCGAGATCGGCGTGGACGTAATCCTTGCCGGAAGCGGCGCTAAGAAAAAGGGCATGGGCGAAGCAGTTAAAGCCGTTACCGAAGGCGTTGGGCGTACCATGCCTGAAATCCATGAAGGCGTTGACTTTTTTGACATTGCCGAACGGGCTGAGGAACTGAAACCAGATATGCTCATCGGTCATTCCAAGGGTTACCGCTATGCGAAAGCATGGAACATCCCCCTTATCCGGGTAGGTTTCCCGGTGCATGACCGCTTCGGCGGACAGCGCATCCCGACTCTGGGATACAGGGGAACACAGTATCTTTTCGATCAGGTTGTCAACGCTATGCTCGGAAAGAAACAGGCAGATAACCCTGTCGGCTACGGCTACATGTAATCAAGGAATTAATTAAAGATACCACGTTAATCACATTCTCGGCGAAGCCCTATTAAAACGTTTAAGGCCCCCCGCAGGGTGCCCCGCGAGACCGCCGAAGGCAAAAAGGAGATATACCATGACAAAAGATACCACCAAACATCCCTGTTTTAACAAAGAAACCGCAGGCTCCTGTGGACGTGTACATCTCCCGGTAGCCCCCAAGTGCAACATTCAGTGTAACTACTGCAACCGTAAATACGACTGCGTTAACGAATCCCGCCCCGGTGTGACCAGCGGTGTGCTGAAGCCTTTTCAGGCTGCCGAATACATGGACGCCGTGCTGGAAAAAGAGCCGCGCATCACGGTAGCAGGTATAGCCGGCCCCGGTGATCCTTTCGCCAACGCGGAAGAGACCTTGGAAACCATGCGTCTGCTCAATAAAAAGCATCCGCACCTGATTTTCTGCCTCTCTTCCAACGGCATGGGCATCCTTCCTTATCTTGACGAGCTCAAGGAACTGGAAGTTTCCCATGTAACCATCACAATCAGCGCGGTCGATCCAGCCATCGGTGCCAAGATTTATTCATGGGTTAAAGACGGCAATGTTGTATATCGCGGCGAAAAAGGCGCAAAAGTTTTGCTTGAACGCCAGCTTGCAGCCATCAAAGGATTGAAGGAACGCGGTATTACCGTAAAGGTCAACTCTATTGTCATCCCCGGAGTGAACGACCATCATATTCCGGAAGTGGCCCGCGTGGCTGCTGAACTCGGCGCGGATATTCAGAACATGATTCCGCTCAAGCCGACTGAAAACACCAAATTCGCAGACCTGCCCGAACCGGGTCACGAAATGATAAATCCCCTGCGCAAAGAAGCGGGAAAAGTTATCGAACAGATGACCCATTGCCGTCGTTGCCGGGCAGATGCAGTCGGCCTGCTGGGTGAAGATAAGTCCGTAGCCCTGTGCGGAACTCTTAAAGCGTGCTCCGAGCTGAACCCTATTGATGTTAAAGGCCCTCGTCCTTACGTTGCGGTTTCTTCCCGAGAAGGCATGCTGGTCAATCAGCATCTCGGTGAATCAAAGGAATTTTACATCTGGGCGGAAGACGGTGAAGGCGGATTTAAAATGGTAGAAAAAAGGCCCGCCCCCAAAGCAGGATGCGGTCCGCAGCGCTGGGCAGATCTCGCTGCCACACTCAGTGACTGTCGCGCGGTTCTCGCAGCTGCCATCGGGGAAACTCCGCAGGAAAAACTGGCTGAAAACGGTATTGTACCGCATATAGTCGGTGGATTCATTGAAGACGCGCTGGCAACGATTTACAGCGGCGGGAATATGGATATCCACAAAGGTAGACGGGGAAGCATCGCTGACGCCTGCTGCACCGGAACCGGAACCAAATGCGGATGATCATAATAAATTGCTCCGTGCTGTTTTTATCCAAAAGATAAATTCAGCAACACTGTGAAGCCCCCTGCGAAGTTGCTCTTGCCGGGGGTTTCGCCTTTTGAAAGAGGTTCTTATTGGCATCATTTACAGTTACGCTCTCTAGCAATCTTCAGCAAAAACGATTACATTTAAAGGAAAAGACCGGAGCTCAAAATGAAAACCACCAGCAAAACAGTACTTCTGTTCTTTCTAGTAACCCTTTTTGCAATGACATCAGCTAGGGCTGACGATGTATCAAAAGGAGTTAACTGCCCGCCGGGATGGAATGACAACCAGAGCGCCCGTGGCGGTAATCTCGTAAAACAGTGTCTCTCTCCCGACCTTGAGTCCAGCATTGAGCTCTACGTAATTCACGGAAAAAAAATTCAATTGGGCAAGCTGTTGAACAACTGGACTGCTAATATGAAGAGTCAGGGCTTCCCGCTGCAAAAAAAAGTAGCCGAAACCAAAGGCCATGTATCAGGTGTTCCGGCTCTCTTTCGTGAATACGAAGGGAATAAGAGCGGCAGGGGAATTGAATCATTGCTGGCAGCAAGCCGCCACAACGGAATTAATTACGTTTTCCTGAGCAGCTATCCGGCAGCAGACCACGAAACAGAAGGACTGGTCAGGCATTCACTGAACACATGGAATTTTCCAGAAGTTTCAACTGAAGAAGATACCCCTTACGATTCTCCGAAAAACAAAGGTACCAGCGGAAGCTTCAAAAATATCGGCAGTTGCTGGGTCTGGGGACTTTGGACCGCACCTTCAGGAGCGTCAGTCGTGATTCTGCCGGATGGAAGGGCAATATTTGACGGACAGATTTCAAAACATTGGCGGCCCAACAAAAAAGAAAGCATCGTGATGGAAATCCCGGCTGAATGGGGCGGCGGCAGCGCCATCTGGACTCATCCCGAAGGACGTCATGATGTGATTCTTCAGGTTGAATTTCCAAAAACCAGACAGATTCTGCTCCGCGACTCCTGGGAATATAACTACAAAGGAAAAGCTTTCAAAGCCTGCCACAAATAAAATGGTCAACCATAAGAAAAGAGCTTTCCACCCGATGTGGAAAGCTCTCTTTTTCTCAACCGCAATCCCCATGATCGCGGTATAGCCAGTCAGGAAATTTTTAACCCTTTTTCATACGCCGCAGGCGCGCCCGACCTTCGGCAATCATGGATTCAAGACCGTAACGCTTGACCCTGTATCCCATCTGACGGGCAGAAAGGCCCAAAGTTTCTGCGGCCTTATACTGAATCCACCCACTTCTTTCCAAAGCGGCGACAACTTCATTGCGCTCCACTTCCTTGAGCGAAGTACAGTGCGGAAGCGCGTCATTGGAAGCAGGATCGCTGTCTTCTCCGGAACTTCCGGGGACTCCGCGCTGGCCCGGAGCAAGGTATGATTTCAAAAATTCAAGGGTGATGTACTCTGAATCGGACATGATAACGAGCCGCTCCAGCAGGTTCTGCATCTCACGCACATTACCCGGCCAATCATATATCATGAGAGAATCAAGGGCCGCAGGGGTAAAAAACATCTTGCGACCATAATCTTCGGCCATCTTCTGGATAAAATGATTGAGCAGCCCGGTGATATCTTCTTTACGGTCACGCAGGGGCGGTACGGTAATTGGAAAAATGTTCAACCTATAATATAAGTCCAGCCGAAATTCATTGTGCTCCACCAGCACTCCGAGATCGCGGTTAGTGGCAGCAAGGATACGCACATCTATATTGCGTGTTTTGTTTGAACCGATTCTTTCCAGTTCTTTTTCCTGCAAAACCCGCAGGAGTTTGGCCTGAAGTCCCATGGGGAACTCCCCGATCTCATCAAGAAAGATCGTTCCGCCGTCAGCCTCTTCAAAACGCCCCGGTCTGGTAGCGGAAGCACCGGTAAATGAGCCCTTTTCATGGCCGAAAAGTTCAGATTCAAGCAGATTTTCAGGTATGGAAGCGCAGTTTACTTTAATAAAAGGATGCTTGGCGCGATCTGAAAGCTCATGGATTATCTTGGCCATGAGGGTTTTACCAACGCCCGATTCACCAAGCAGCAGAACCGTAGCCTTAGTGGGTGCAACCTTTTCCAACTGCCGCTGAACCTCGACCATGGCAGAACTATGCCCTACAATGTACAAGCCCTTGGTTTTTTTAGAAATCTGATATTTGAGGGAGGTATTTTCACGCTTGAGAACCGCCTCGCGCTCTAAGATTTTTTCATTAAGGCTTATAAACTGACCGATGAGAGTAGCTACAATCTTTAAAAAATCTACGTCTTCTTCCGCCGCTATCTCATCACCGAAAATACGGTCCACGTTCAGCACGCCGATAGGTTCGCTATGCAGGATAATCGGTACACCGATGAAACCGGTTTTAGCCCTCACGATCTTGCGAGCGCCCGTTTTATCAAGGAAAAGAGGTTCTTTGGTTATATCAGGAACATAGTAAGGCTCACCGGTCTGAAAAATACGCCCGGTAACCCCTTCATCAAGGCGGTAGACCCCTCTCTGTTTTTCCTCAAGGGAAAGACCGTAGGAGGCATTGATTGAAAGCTGTCTTGTCTCTGGATCATAGAGAGTCACTGTCGCCCTCTTCATGCTCAAGTTCTCGGAAAGAATACTGAGAACTCCGTCAAGGGCGGACTCCAGATCAAGCGCCTGCTCAATGGCCTGACAAATCGCCAGCAACGCGGAAAGCTTTAGTCCATGCAGTGAAGGATACATATTTGAAGCTTAGCAATCCTAGTGCCATTTTGTTTTTTTTACATAATTCCTTTTATTCCTGATAATTATAAAAAATACATTTTTGAAGTTATTCACATTTATGTAAATTACCGTACTGCAATGAACATTAATGGGAAAAGTCTCCTCTGATTTTCATAGCCATGATATACTTTAAATATAGAGCTCATTTTCCCTAAAAAAGGAGGCACTATGCATGGCTGGGCTGGCTGGATACTGAGGGTTGATCTGGAAAAGACTGAAATAGAAAGACGTGCGCTTGACCCCCGAACTGCGCGGGACTTCCTCGGCGGACGCGGATTAAACTCACTGGTCCTGTTCAATGAAATCAGCCCGCAGATTGATCCACTCGGGCCTGAAAATGTGTACTGCCTTGGAGCCGGCCCACTTTCGGGCACTCCTCTCGGGTTGACCGGGCGGGTTGAAGTCAGCACCCTCTCTCCGTACTCCGGCATCCTGGGGGATGGTAATGCCGGTGGATCAATGGCGTTTATGATGAAACGAGCCGGGCTGGATCAGATTGTCATCAGCGGAGTTGCGGACTCCCCCTGTTACCTGCTCGTTGAAAACAACAAGGCGGAGCTGCTTGATGCCGAAGAACTCTGGGGACTCTCGGTCTGGGAAAGCACGGACAGACTACGCGAAAGACACGGCAAATCCGCCAGTGTAGCATGCATCGGTCTGGCGGGTGAGAATCTGGTTCGCATGGCTACAACCATGATTGATAAATACGCTTCCGCCGCCCGTGGGTCAGGCGCGGTGCTCGGGTCCAAAAAGATTAAGGCTATTGTTGTCAAAGGCAGTGGAAGAATTTCACTGGCAGACGAAAATGCGTTCAGGAAAATGGCTGCCGAAGACCGGGAATTTTTTCGTAATTCCGATTTTCAACGTGAAGTGGTCGGACAATACGGGACCCATATCGGCATGATGATGTGGGAACCGGGATTCCGTAACTACAAAGAATTCTGGAAGGCTGAGGATGTGCCGGATGAATTGCGCCCGGAATCGTGGAAAAGATTTTCGCTGGGTCGCCACGGATGCCACGGATGCCATGTTCGCTGTAAGGATCATTACCGCATACCTTCCGGCAAAAGGGCCGGAGAATCGGGTAAGGCAATGGAATACGAATGTATATTCTGTCTCGGCACCAATTGCGGGATAACCGATCCGGTAGCGATAATGGAGATGGAAAACATATGTGATATCTACGGCATGGACGTGCTGGCCCTTGGTAACACCATCGCCATGCTTAAGGATTTATACAACAGGGGACTGCTGGAGGGGGAACTGACGGACGGCCTTGATCTGAGCTGGCAGAATCACGCGGACCAGATTGAGCTGCTGCACCGCACCGCTCAGCGTCAAGGACTGGGCAACCTCGTGGCTGAAGGCATGTATACTCTAGCCAAGCGGTTAGGCGGGCAGGCAATGGATTATTGCTACCATGTCAAAGGGCTTTCGCGCGGTCCTTATCCCAGCGGAATCTTTTCGCTGGCTCACGCGACCTCCACCCGAGGAGCCGATCATCTGCGTGGCCGGTCATGGGCTTTCAGCCAACCGGACCCGGACATGTTCCCTATACTAAATGAACAGGGTCTGCTGCAGGAAAACCCGGATGAAAATCCGGCCCCGGCAGTAATCACCGGCGAACGCATGACCACACTGGCGGACTGCATCGGACGCTGCAAGGGCGCGGTGAACAACTGGATCAGCGCGGTACCGCTGGTCTGGAAGAAACCTATTTTTGAAGGTCTGGCTGAGCTGCTGAGTGCGGCAACAGGCAT is a window of Maridesulfovibrio sp. DNA encoding:
- a CDS encoding NifB/NifX family molybdenum-iron cluster-binding protein, whose translation is MTTSTTSHPCFGPSARASAGRIHLQVAPKFFARTRFATETKLPAAMMPEEAFAMLEEKINSGEKIKVVGITGPGDPLADFETTYRTLKMVRDAYPSIVLCLTTLGIGGSKYAEKLAELKISHITVLVDAVDSTNAEKIYAWIRPSTKNIPLPEACEMLVKEQAASIKAFKKAGITVKVNTTIYPENVAQIENIALTVKNLGADIMGLPFFIPEKDSDLSVVDNEDVASARELAAKHIELMEPWLKCGASIALESPISSTLPKPSKNRPNVAVASSSGMDIDLHLGHAHKILIYGPREDGLACLLETRQAPEPGGGESRWEKLAGILDDCFVLLCAAAGENPKKILAANGIRTIVSEENVEGTVDVLYGGGKKGKCKK
- a CDS encoding (2Fe-2S) ferredoxin domain-containing protein yields the protein MATPERMIVCCQSFRAAGEPKGICHKQTDGYLQYIEEEIIDRGIDALVVATSCLKQCDNGPILVVQPENWWFKGVDSEEKIDEILDGLEDGEPCADYLLE
- the nifD gene encoding nitrogenase molybdenum-iron protein alpha chain, with product MSKTKVVQWDPADIKEELLKKYPPKVARKRAKQIMINEATESEAPPEIVANVRTIPGIITMRGCTYAGCKGVIMGPTRDIVNITHGPIGCGFYSWLTRRNQTSAGPDGDNYMPYCFSTDMQDQDIIFGGEKKLEAAIQEAYDIFHPKGICIFSTCPVGLIGDDVHAVARKMKEKLGDCNVFGFSCEGYKGVSQSAGHHIANNQVFTHLVGENKEPRTEEYKINLLGEYNIGGDGFEIDRVLKKCGITNIATFSGNSTYDQFASAQHADLSCVMCHRSINYVADMLETKYGIPWIKVNFIGAEATAKSLRKIAKYFGDKKLIDKVEAVIAEEMPEVESVAKDVRSRTEGKTAMLFVGGSRAHHYQELFNEMGMKTLSAGYEFGHRDDYEGRSVIPDIKVDADSRNIEEIEVEADPELYKPRKTEAEIKALEDAGYEFKHYDGLNPDMDKGTIIIDDLNQYEAEKLVEILKPDLFCAGIKEKFSIQKLGVPMKQLHSYDSGGPYAGFKGAINFYKEIDRLVGSKVWSYMKAPWQENPELTATFVWE
- the nifK gene encoding nitrogenase molybdenum-iron protein subunit beta — its product is MLLRHTPTEISDRKTLVINPAKTCQPIGAMYAALGIKGCLPHSHGSQGCCAYHRSMLTRHYKEPVSAATSSFTEGASVFGGQANLIQAINNIFSVYEPEVIAVHTTCLSETIGDDLKQIITKATKEGKIPEGKTVFGAPTPSYVGSHVTGFSNMVKAMAQLAEPTSEKNGKVNIIPGWVEPSDMEEIKRLCSMIGVDITMFPDTSGVLNGPLSGEYKMFPDGGVTIKELKEAGQATGTIALGEWCSADGARWLDSKHKVPCTVLDMPFGLKATDRFIDVLRTVAGASIPDSISYERGQLVDMISDMHQYFYGKKVAIYGDPDQLISMVEFLRSIDMCPVYVVTGTPGKKFEKRIKELTADMPYEVKVKAKGDMFLLHQWIKNEPVDLLMGNSYGKYIARDEDIPFLRWGFPITDRQGHQYFPTVGYKGGLRLLEKILGLLLDRKDRDSPEETFELVL
- a CDS encoding GNAT family N-acetyltransferase, with the protein product MPTTVHIRNANSADLVPMTDLLNSLFSIEKDFSADGSRQMKGLRMLLGNPRARILVAEEHDEVVGMCTGQIVISTAEGGPSILVEDVVVRSDRQGEGIGSMLMEAILGFAVENRATRLQLLADCENTPALKFYNKIGWNKTSMICLRKTNA